A portion of the Oxynema aestuarii AP17 genome contains these proteins:
- a CDS encoding PP2C family protein-serine/threonine phosphatase: protein MSSSEPSLYCPNTACANPANPLGNQQCDSCQTPLTYRYLWGVGAAAMGLEMGETIADRYYVVAPQIFLDTQPSQLPLIPNEIPEELLPYLQLYPQRLHVPQIYGFCTVGQGPQGRNFLLLENVPVDPNTANLYPSLLEAWGEAPPVRQVYWLWQILQLWRPLLDLGVASSLLKAENIRVQGWRVWLRELYSDATLVTKPDAQDLGYNWLTWTGQKQGVVGDRLQEIGKQMRRPDADLASIETQVNQLLLELAGQLPLRVRVAGGSDPGPQRTHNEDCCFPTTEDLPEPGTKNRDRLLGHLAIVCDGVGGHEGGEVASQMAVQSLKLPIRAFMEEVLNETELSPPTSISDQLRAIARVVNNTIAAQNDQQGRALRQRMGTTLMMALQLPQTVATETGARLANSHELYLVSLGDSRAYWITPHYCQQLSVDDDLVTREVRMGRSFYRDVLKRREAGALTQALGTREGDLLHPNVSRFIVEEDGLLLLCSDGLSDNDRVEQFWHQFCPHIFNGDLSVEQAVQRWIDLANDKNGHDNTSVVLTYYRLSPEKLVLFDPTRLPSEGILDDEFAESSRALLDEEETPDGGDRSRRSRRPLSPKQVRVRLLLVGLLAAIVGFVGWWQLDESGAIDRLREQIFRQE, encoded by the coding sequence ATGAGCAGTTCCGAACCCTCTCTCTACTGTCCAAATACCGCTTGTGCCAATCCTGCCAATCCTTTGGGGAATCAGCAGTGCGACTCGTGCCAAACGCCGCTTACCTATCGGTATTTGTGGGGCGTGGGGGCGGCGGCGATGGGACTGGAAATGGGCGAGACGATCGCCGATCGCTATTACGTGGTTGCCCCTCAAATTTTCCTGGATACGCAACCCTCGCAATTACCGTTAATTCCTAACGAGATTCCCGAGGAATTACTCCCGTATTTACAATTGTATCCCCAGCGCCTCCACGTCCCCCAGATTTACGGGTTCTGTACGGTGGGTCAAGGGCCGCAAGGGCGCAATTTCTTGCTGCTGGAAAATGTTCCGGTGGATCCGAATACGGCGAATTTGTACCCGTCGCTGTTGGAAGCGTGGGGAGAAGCGCCTCCTGTCCGTCAGGTGTATTGGTTGTGGCAAATTCTGCAATTGTGGCGCCCTTTGCTCGATTTGGGGGTGGCGTCGAGTTTGCTCAAGGCGGAGAATATTCGGGTGCAGGGGTGGCGGGTCTGGTTGCGCGAACTCTACAGCGATGCGACGTTGGTGACGAAGCCGGACGCCCAGGATTTGGGCTATAACTGGTTGACTTGGACGGGTCAGAAACAAGGGGTGGTGGGCGATCGCCTCCAGGAGATCGGCAAGCAAATGCGCCGTCCGGATGCGGATCTCGCCAGCATCGAAACTCAGGTGAATCAACTGTTACTCGAACTCGCCGGACAGTTACCGTTACGGGTGCGGGTGGCGGGAGGAAGCGACCCGGGACCGCAACGCACCCACAATGAGGATTGTTGTTTTCCGACGACGGAGGATTTACCGGAACCGGGAACGAAAAACCGCGATCGCCTCTTGGGTCATTTGGCGATCGTCTGCGATGGCGTCGGCGGTCACGAAGGCGGCGAGGTCGCCAGTCAAATGGCGGTGCAATCGCTCAAACTGCCGATCCGCGCGTTTATGGAAGAAGTCCTCAACGAAACGGAGTTGAGTCCGCCGACGTCAATTTCCGACCAGTTGCGGGCGATCGCCCGGGTGGTCAACAATACGATCGCCGCCCAAAACGACCAACAAGGACGGGCCTTGCGCCAGCGCATGGGAACCACCTTGATGATGGCCCTCCAACTCCCCCAAACCGTGGCGACGGAAACGGGCGCCCGCCTCGCCAACAGTCACGAACTCTATCTCGTCTCCCTCGGCGACAGTCGCGCTTACTGGATTACCCCTCACTACTGCCAGCAGTTGAGTGTCGATGACGATTTGGTCACCCGCGAAGTCCGCATGGGCCGCAGTTTCTACCGCGATGTCCTCAAACGCCGGGAGGCGGGGGCTCTGACTCAAGCGTTGGGAACCCGGGAGGGAGATTTACTCCATCCCAATGTTTCTCGCTTTATCGTCGAGGAAGATGGCTTATTATTATTGTGTTCGGACGGGTTGAGCGATAACGATCGCGTCGAGCAGTTTTGGCATCAGTTTTGTCCCCATATTTTTAACGGCGACCTGTCCGTAGAACAAGCGGTGCAACGCTGGATCGATTTGGCGAACGACAAAAACGGTCACGATAACACGTCGGTAGTTCTCACGTACTATCGCCTATCTCCGGAAAAATTGGTGCTATTCGATCCGACTCGGTTACCGAGTGAGGGCATTTTAGACGATGAATTTGCCGAGTCCTCTCGCGCCTTACTCGACGAGGAAGAGACCCCCGATGGGGGCGATCGCTCCCGCCGAAGCCGCCGCCCCCTCTCGCCGAAACAGGTGCGCGTCCGCTTGCTGCTGGTCGGTTTGCTGGCGGCGATCGTCGGGTTTGTCGGCTGGTGGCAACTCGACGAATCCGGGGCGATCGATCGCCTGCGCGAGCAAATTTTCCGGCAAGAATAA
- a CDS encoding DUF2237 family protein codes for MNQAKNVLGTTLKLCGTSPTTGFYRDGCCHTGPDDRGVHTVCAQVSAEFLEFTKAQGNDLSTPMPMFGFPGLKPGDRWCLCASRWKEALDSGFAPPIVLEATHEATLNYIPIDVLKEHAIDL; via the coding sequence ATGAATCAGGCTAAAAATGTGTTGGGGACGACGTTAAAACTGTGCGGTACCTCGCCGACGACCGGGTTTTACCGCGATGGCTGTTGCCACACCGGACCGGACGATCGCGGGGTTCATACGGTTTGCGCGCAAGTGAGCGCGGAATTTTTAGAGTTTACCAAGGCCCAAGGGAACGATCTGAGTACGCCGATGCCGATGTTTGGGTTTCCGGGGCTGAAACCGGGCGATCGCTGGTGTTTGTGTGCCAGTCGCTGGAAAGAAGCCCTCGATTCCGGATTTGCACCGCCGATCGTCTTGGAAGCCACTCACGAGGCGACGTTAAACTATATTCCTATCGATGTTCTTAAGGAACACGCCATCGATCTTTGA
- a CDS encoding HD domain-containing protein translates to MARFSPHPQYSDRYDRAVQFALEAHRYQQRKYSGKPYILHLQAVSSYVWLDGGNENEAIAAWLHDYAEDIAPERGMTIPEGVEAIAREFGPEIAAIVRGCTECDRSGTWRDRKQLYIDQVAASSDSVVLVSLADKYDNYSNGYFHEIGQKSAQPSRKRPEIIWFGETLAEIYRRRLPHSLLVPQFFQVLEHLKPFHLE, encoded by the coding sequence ATGGCTCGTTTCTCACCTCATCCCCAATACAGCGATCGCTACGATCGCGCCGTGCAGTTTGCCCTAGAGGCCCATCGTTACCAGCAACGCAAATATAGCGGAAAACCCTATATCCTCCATTTACAGGCGGTTTCGAGTTACGTTTGGCTCGATGGCGGCAACGAAAATGAGGCGATCGCCGCTTGGTTGCACGATTATGCAGAAGATATCGCCCCCGAACGAGGGATGACGATCCCCGAAGGGGTGGAGGCGATCGCACGGGAGTTCGGACCGGAGATCGCGGCGATCGTGCGCGGGTGTACCGAGTGCGATCGCTCCGGAACCTGGCGCGATCGCAAGCAACTCTATATCGACCAAGTGGCGGCGAGTTCCGATTCCGTGGTTCTCGTCAGTCTCGCGGACAAGTACGACAATTACAGCAACGGCTACTTTCACGAAATCGGCCAAAAATCGGCACAACCATCGCGAAAACGTCCGGAAATTATTTGGTTTGGCGAAACCTTAGCGGAAATTTATCGCCGACGCTTACCCCATAGTTTGTTAGTCCCGCAGTTTTTCCAAGTTCTCGAACACCTCAAACCCTTTCACCTGGAATAA
- a CDS encoding phosphatase PAP2 family protein, whose product MDIITWVRAFFTARSLPIFIAISALGSESAYIVFLTLYYWLFDPDRARQLGMLLGVSYGVNTGLKTWVDAPRPFVDRPDLAFPEVTADIDDASFPSGHAQGAATFWVYLARSYQRPWLWIVAVLLIAAIALSRIYLGVHYFLDVLGGVLFGTLFAWIWERRPFPEVRDRSVKMAIVGFSFFLSIILPSLGRACGVFAAFFLTRPQFIPPQTRIKQLLFAGVGLILIFGIYKGSQLLFDRLDLYPWLDYFRFLGLVLVATELWPRLMLKIGQCSPISGDRP is encoded by the coding sequence ATGGATATTATTACATGGGTTAGAGCCTTTTTTACCGCGCGATCGCTGCCAATTTTTATTGCCATTAGTGCTTTGGGGTCGGAATCGGCGTATATTGTTTTTTTAACCTTATATTATTGGTTATTCGATCCCGATCGCGCCCGCCAATTAGGAATGCTTCTCGGTGTCAGTTATGGAGTCAATACGGGACTGAAAACCTGGGTCGATGCACCGCGTCCGTTTGTAGACCGTCCGGACCTTGCTTTTCCCGAAGTCACCGCCGATATTGATGATGCTTCTTTTCCAAGCGGACACGCCCAAGGGGCGGCAACATTTTGGGTTTATCTCGCCCGATCTTACCAGAGACCTTGGCTGTGGATTGTTGCAGTGCTTCTGATTGCCGCGATCGCCCTTTCTCGCATTTATCTAGGCGTTCACTATTTTTTAGACGTACTTGGGGGCGTCTTATTCGGCACCTTATTCGCCTGGATTTGGGAACGTCGCCCCTTTCCGGAAGTGCGCGATCGCTCCGTCAAGATGGCGATCGTCGGCTTTAGCTTTTTTCTATCGATTATCTTGCCCTCTTTAGGACGCGCCTGTGGCGTTTTTGCCGCTTTCTTTCTAACCCGACCGCAATTTATCCCGCCCCAAACTCGGATAAAACAGTTGTTGTTTGCAGGGGTTGGCTTAATCCTTATTTTCGGGATTTATAAGGGATCGCAATTGCTGTTCGATCGCCTCGACCTCTATCCCTGGCTCGATTATTTTCGGTTTCTCGGTTTAGTCTTAGTCGCTACCGAACTTTGGCCGCGTTTGATGCTAAAAATCGGTCAATGTTCTCCGATTTCGGGCGATCGCCCTTAG
- a CDS encoding ADP-ribosylglycohydrolase family protein: protein MDKIERYRGSLLGLATGDALGTTLEFKSPGSFTPIDDLIGGGPFDLEPGQWTDDTSMALCLAESLIECQDFDPVDQLSRYLQWLETGHLSSTGRCFDIGHTVSQALSRFQKTSEAYCGSADPRRAGNGSIMRLTPLVLFYANRPEEAIARAADSSRTTHGARTCIDACRYMAALLVGALNGVSKAELLAPSYSPIPGYWQQSPLISAEIAEIAAGSFKERQPPQIQGTGYVVKSLEAALWAFYNSASFKEGCLLAVNLGDDADTTGAVYGQIAGAFYGETGIPREWRSRLSLQALMIKFAEDLFHLSEKK, encoded by the coding sequence ATGGATAAAATAGAGCGCTATCGCGGATCTTTACTCGGTTTGGCGACGGGAGACGCCCTCGGAACGACCCTCGAATTTAAATCGCCGGGAAGCTTCACGCCGATTGACGACCTCATCGGTGGCGGACCGTTCGACTTGGAACCGGGACAGTGGACGGACGATACCTCAATGGCCCTGTGTTTGGCAGAAAGTTTGATCGAATGTCAAGATTTCGACCCTGTAGACCAACTTTCGCGTTACCTGCAATGGTTGGAAACGGGTCATTTGAGCAGTACCGGACGCTGTTTCGATATCGGTCATACGGTTTCTCAAGCTTTATCCCGATTTCAGAAAACCTCAGAAGCCTACTGCGGGTCTGCGGACCCCCGACGGGCGGGGAATGGTTCGATTATGCGCCTGACACCTCTCGTGCTATTTTATGCTAATCGACCGGAGGAGGCGATCGCCCGCGCTGCGGACAGTTCCCGAACGACCCACGGCGCCCGAACCTGTATCGATGCTTGTCGCTATATGGCGGCGTTGCTGGTCGGCGCCCTCAACGGCGTCAGCAAGGCGGAATTACTCGCACCCTCCTACAGTCCGATTCCGGGATATTGGCAGCAATCCCCGTTAATTTCAGCAGAAATCGCGGAAATTGCGGCGGGATCGTTTAAAGAGCGTCAACCGCCCCAAATTCAAGGAACTGGTTACGTGGTCAAGTCTTTAGAGGCGGCATTGTGGGCATTTTATAACAGCGCATCGTTTAAAGAGGGCTGTTTGTTGGCGGTCAATTTAGGCGACGATGCGGACACGACCGGGGCGGTTTACGGACAAATTGCCGGGGCTTTTTATGGCGAAACCGGAATTCCTCGCGAATGGCGATCGCGCCTTAGTTTACAAGCATTAATGATTAAATTTGCCGAAGATTTATTTCATTTGAGCGAGAAAAAATGA
- a CDS encoding DUF1802 family protein yields MSFIASALCVPSPEIEALMRGRAIAVLSRQFLQTNRVFALYPLKALPVEIPLENYYRSGFIPTARSQWDAEDPETAWIRLWAKCEFCQSLNGLEDLESFLEFLGSQTIWTSAGLGEIVEGKNNYFLTCLRVYKLPQAIVCQREDSNLVPGKFIGIPQNFNGDESQPVLSDRLFYRRREQLEKRQPPDHPELELLQSAIAEILPENANAQGFDLDLQVFLGWGESTTTTQDDRDRDWIEAIATVGNSSDGDTFEKLVRKSLIKLGFSNRNTNPKTSLHPDSTGGAGGLDFYCENPYPVVGECKATQGEKVPDGTPAQLVKLGYKHLQRQYNRCIKIIMAAGELTEDAELTASGNEMNVIRPETLQRLVDLKSRHPGAIDLLDLKPHLEQEPHGQEADGKVNRYIDRLWQDLQVRSHLIKLVKNANRDVGIEYLNGAYDASNPPKLLGSLNELHEILIELSSPLTGYLGRKKGETWQGDRFYFLRDLDL; encoded by the coding sequence ATGAGTTTTATTGCTAGCGCTTTATGCGTCCCGTCGCCGGAAATAGAAGCACTGATGCGGGGACGGGCGATCGCGGTTTTATCGCGCCAGTTTTTACAAACCAATCGAGTCTTTGCACTTTATCCCCTCAAGGCTTTACCGGTAGAAATTCCTCTCGAAAACTATTACCGTTCGGGGTTTATCCCGACGGCGCGATCGCAGTGGGACGCAGAAGATCCCGAAACAGCATGGATTCGACTATGGGCAAAATGCGAGTTTTGTCAATCCTTAAATGGGTTGGAAGATCTAGAATCTTTTCTAGAATTTTTAGGGAGTCAAACGATTTGGACGAGTGCAGGATTGGGCGAAATTGTTGAGGGAAAAAATAATTATTTTTTAACTTGTCTTCGCGTTTATAAGTTACCACAAGCGATCGTCTGTCAGCGAGAAGACTCTAATCTTGTTCCCGGTAAATTTATCGGTATTCCCCAGAATTTTAACGGCGATGAATCTCAACCTGTCTTGAGCGATCGCCTCTTTTATCGCCGTCGGGAACAACTCGAAAAACGACAACCTCCCGACCATCCCGAATTAGAATTATTACAAAGCGCGATCGCCGAAATATTGCCGGAAAATGCTAACGCCCAAGGCTTCGATCTCGATTTACAAGTATTTTTAGGCTGGGGTGAATCGACAACAACAACCCAAGACGATCGCGATCGCGACTGGATCGAGGCGATCGCAACAGTCGGCAACTCCAGCGATGGCGATACTTTTGAAAAATTAGTCAGAAAAAGTTTAATTAAACTCGGCTTTTCTAACCGGAATACAAATCCGAAAACCAGTTTACACCCCGACAGTACCGGAGGCGCGGGGGGCTTAGATTTTTATTGTGAAAACCCCTATCCCGTCGTTGGCGAATGCAAAGCGACCCAAGGTGAAAAAGTCCCCGACGGAACCCCAGCCCAACTGGTCAAACTCGGCTACAAACATTTACAACGGCAATACAATCGTTGTATTAAAATAATTATGGCTGCCGGAGAATTGACCGAAGATGCGGAACTAACGGCGAGTGGAAATGAAATGAATGTCATCCGTCCAGAAACCTTACAGCGATTAGTCGATCTCAAATCCCGCCATCCCGGGGCGATCGATTTACTCGACCTCAAACCTCATTTAGAACAAGAACCCCACGGACAAGAAGCCGATGGAAAAGTGAATCGTTATATCGATCGCCTCTGGCAAGATTTGCAGGTGCGATCGCATTTAATTAAATTGGTAAAAAATGCCAACCGCGACGTTGGAATCGAATATCTCAACGGCGCTTACGATGCCTCAAACCCGCCTAAATTGCTTGGAAGTTTGAACGAACTGCACGAAATTTTAATCGAACTGTCTTCCCCTCTCACCGGATATTTAGGGCGTAAAAAAGGGGAAACCTGGCAAGGCGATCGCTTTTACTTCTTGCGGGATCTCGATCTGTAA